The Alligator mississippiensis isolate rAllMis1 chromosome 8, rAllMis1, whole genome shotgun sequence genomic sequence CTCCGCTGTCCCTGCCCGAGAGGCTGGTGCTCTCTTCCTTTCCAAGGAAGCCACAGGTGTTTCCTCCCCAAGACCCTTTCCTCCCACCAGGCACACTTCAAGCACGTGCACCGCGGAGCAGGGACACAGCAGGCCTCAACACCCCCCACCACGCTGCCAGCTGCATCCTGGGCCCCGGCTACCGCGCTCCACCGCTTACCCCGCATCTTCCAGCCACAGTAAAAAAAGCCAACACCATGGCCATTAGCAAATCCAAACAGCTTTGCTAGTAATTGCAGGCACTGAAGGCAATTGTAACCTTAAAAACCCTAGTGCCGGCATCCCTTGCTTTATTGGGCAAGCCAGTTAAAAATAAGAAGAAAGCGATTAGCagggcagcatgcaggcagcctcTGAACAGGATCTGAATTGGGGCTGAGTGGTAGGGGCGGGGGCTGGCCGGGGTATTTCCCATCTCAAGCACATGAAACTACCTTGTGCATCCATTGCACGGACTGTTTGCACGGTGCAGCCATTGCACGGACCATCCATTGCACGGGCTGTTTGCACGGACTGTTTGCACAGACCATTCACTGCATGGACCACTTGTGCCAGGGGGTGGCACTGCTCTCTAAACCGAACAGGCGCGCCTgcgtcctgctccctgcaaggATCCTCGTTCCCAGAGGCACCTAATGAGAGGAAAGCTGGACAAAGTAGTGTGGAAAGGTCTCCAAGACCCATTCACACTCTGCTTTTTGTGCTCCCTGCAGCTGTTTTGGAAAACCTCTTTGCTAGCGGGACAGTTTGCAAAAGCCAATTTTCAGGTGCGCGCCATGCGGCTCCGAGGCCAGGCTTGTTGAACCATAGCTGCCTGGCAGAGCCCAGGTGCCGCAGGGATATTGAAATAATCCCTCTCTTTATTTGTGAGCAGTTCTCGAAATCCGGCCCACACAGTCACGAAGGGGAAGTGGTAGCAAGTGACCTTTGGAGCCTTAAGAGGGATCAAATCCTGAGAGCAGGGTTGGCATGGCCATGCTCCGACGGGCCCTAAACGTGCAGCCCAGGCCCCTTCCACCAAGCCACGGCTTCTGCCGGGGGTAAAAACCATGCAAGAGCAACAGGAGGTGGAGATTTAATACAAGTGTTTATTGTCTTCGTCCCAGAGGGTACATACAAATCAGACGGGGCTCCCGCACCTTCGCGACGGGGCTCCGGATGAGGTTAGTCCACATGCGTTAAAAACACCTCTGCTATCAGCATCGTTACACTggaacattaaaagaaaaaaaacccccaaaaaacaaaaaacccaacccgGGGGAAACCGTCCCGCCTGGCTCCTAACTCTAGTGGCATCGAACAGGGACGTACAAACGACGCTATGGTACAAGATATGTACAAGTGCTTTAAAAGCCACGGTGAGTCCCGGCTGTCAAGTAATAAAACCTCCCCGTGGTGCCCGGGGAAGGAGCCTGCCTGGGTTTAGCACTGTTAGCCCAACGTGGGGGTCTGAAGAGCAGAGAGGGGTCTCCCAGTGTTGGCCTCACCAGCCAGACCGAAGCTAGGTCCGGCTCCGCGCGGTCTCTGGTTTCTTGTGCTTGGGTACCGGGAGCCCTCGTCCCCCGCTCAGCCCCAGGAGGTGCCTGCAGATTTTGGGAGCTGACCGGAGTTCAACCCAGCTCCCgttgtgctgtgaatgaaggGAACTACTTCTTTGGGTCCTGATCCTCCCTCCAGggagcctcccccaccctgccgaGAAGCAGAAGCCAGCAAAGGAGGAACCGAGGCTCTCTTGGAAGAGGAGACACCTGAGGCCTTGAAATCTgctagctgcagccctgctgcgaGCCTGCTCCTGTTCACAGCTCCCCTGCGCCGCGGCTGCCTCTGGAGACCGTCTCCTGTAGCCTCCGTGGGTAGCACTGTGCGCCTAGCCGGGTCTCGGGGCGAGGGGAAGTATCCCGTCTCCGAAGCAGCACCAGCTTGCTCATCTCCCCCTCCTTTCCACCGCAGTCGAGAGCCAGGTCACAGTGATATCCGGGTAGCTGCCATCCCCTGCTATCGCTGGCAGGAGAAaagtgcctggctgcatgccgTCTCCCCCACCCAAACCCCTCTCAGGGGTTGAATGCAGCTTTTCCCTAAATCTAATGCTCCAGGcagctctttgcaacaaaaataagtgctaaaaaaaaaccaaccccaagaGTTACCCACCAGCCAACAGCCTCATGTAAAACACGCGCAACTAAAAACCCTCTAAAAAGGCCAAAGACGTGTGCCATTTGTGTCTGTTCTTTGGATAGGAGTTAAAACCACCGAGGGAAGAGGGGAATCAATGCAAGCAAAAAAGAAAGGATGAAATAAATGTAGTCTGCAGCCTCTGTAATACCTGAGAccatcccagctggggctggtgatTTCGCGGCTAATTCCACTGGCAAAAGGACTGCAAGGAAGGGGTGGTCGTATGCATGGGACCTACGGACAGAGGGTCATGAAAGTCCAGCTGCGGGGGCTCCCGGATGGAGCCAGGGTCACTAGTGGTTGGTATCGCGTTGCTACAGTGGCTGTGACGTGGACAGTGTGCCGGTCTGGTCATTCGCGCTgcgctggcagcagggaggaagacTGCCGAAGGCCCCATGGACCGCAGAGAGCCCCCGTCAAGCACCGGGAGGAAGCACGGAGGAACCGAGGGCAAAGCTGCATCCATCCACCAGCTTGCAGCGATGCCCACGACagtgcagggagggcaggaggtcGCGTCCATGCGCCAGCTGCCGCTCGCCTCGCTCTGGGGAGGGGGTCTGCAtcaggcccagggcaggagggaagtCCGGAGATGGAGGCTGCAGGGTATCCCATGTGCGCTTCAGAGAGGAAGACTGAACGGAGGCAGGAGCGATCTTCCCGGGAGCCATCTGCCAGGACTGCCCCGGGCGCCTGTCCCTGCCCTTGGCCACGGAGAGGTGTCACCGTGTCCCCAGCCGCCGTGACCGGAACGCCGTCCGCGCGTCTCCTCCCGCGGCGCCGCGGGGGGCCGGGCGCTACGCCGGGAACTCGGGCGTGTAACGCCGGGCATGGTCGTCGTTGACGGAGAGGTACGTGGCACGCATGCTGGGGGAGTACTGCAGGCAAGGAGAGACACGCTCGTTAGGCGCGTGCTTATTGAGGGTGGAGATGCCCACCCGCCAGCCTCGTCACTCCGAGGGAGCGTGTCTCGGTGCCGAGCCCCTTGGAAGTTACTCCCCTCCCAGCCAAACCCCACGCCGGGGAGGAGCTGGATCCTACGTGTGCACCTGCGGCCTCTGCTGTCAATGCGCCTCGCAGGTCTCTTCCGCCTGCGGCAAGAGACTTGCATGCTGCAAATGCTTCCCATTAGGGAATGCAGCCTCTCCTTCCCTTCATTACGCCACAACAACCCCCTCGCCCAAGGCTCAACCCCCAATGGTCTCCAAGCAATTATagcagctgcctcccagggcATCGGATCCTCCCAAGCTCCAGCCTCGGCAgggaaatgaaggaaaaatcAGCATTTAAACCTTTCGCTCTGCAGCACGTTCAGCTGCCCTGAGACGGGACCTTCAAATCCTTTGGGAGCCAAAGGGCTCCATCAGCCTCTTCCTCTCATCAGAGTCCTGCCCTAGCTGCACCTCGAGACACCCGATGCACCGAGGGGTCTGGCgtctctttcccccaccccagatggGAGTCAGaccccggggctggggcagagacgCAGCATCCCTACTCCAGGGCCTTTTCCTTTGAGGGCTTCGTGGTTTTGCTCCAAGTAAGGCAAAAGGAATCGCgcgcaggcagccaggggcagcggGGAGGATGGGTGTCGGGGGACCACCGGACTccaaacaaacaggaaaagaggaaaacaaaccGCCTCTCCCCCCCAGAGGACTTACACTCAACAGGCAACTTAGCTCCACAATCATCGATGCAAGAAACAAAGCAAACGTTAGCAGGCAGTGGGCGTGCAGAGGACGTCATGCAGGCATGCGGGGGGCGTTGGTGAGAATGAAACACGGTCAAAGCGAGCATTTCGGAAGAGCTACAAACCCCCAAAGTAAGCGAGGCCACGTGGCCACTGTGCCCCAGAGGTTTGAAtgctctggccccttcccagAAGCACCTGGTTAGCCAGAAAGCGTATTAACCCGCTTGACAGGCACGGGCTAGGCCTTTTCAATGATGGCACGTCTCGACCCGGTCGAATGCAGCCACCAGTGTCTCGGCGTGACTTGctgaagctgggagctggggctaagGGACCTACTCTGTCCTGAGCCCCCTCCTCTCTCATGCCTGGAGCCTGTGTGACCCAGACCCAGTTGCAGATGGGCTGGGAGGCCCAGAGGGGCTGCGTCCCACCCGTGTCCCAGGACAGGCAAGGCGGGGACAGGAGCTGCTCCTGAGCCACCGGCACCAGCTCTGGCCTCCAACAGAGCAGAAGCTTCCCAAGAAGGTCCCATCACAAGAAGGACTTGGCCTCGGAGGCCCACCGTACCGTCGGGGGAGGAGAGCCCCTGCCGATCAGCGGGACGTTCTCGTAGCGCGGGTTCCCGCCGAAGAGGGCTGCCTGGTTCCTGCGGGGAGATGGGACAGGGGCACGTGAGGCCTGCAGCAGTGAGACCAGCCCGCCTCCCTCCAGGATCAGGGCCCTTGGGCGCCAAGCTAGGTGCAGACGCTGCAGGTGCCACTAGGCACCGAtcctgagctggggccaggcacggatcctggcagcagggcatagccttaCATGTACTCGGAGACGGGGGCGTTGGAGATGGTCTGGGCGGGCGGGTGCAGGCTGGTCTggctgcccaggctgctgctatAGCTGCAGAAGCTGCGGAGCTGCCCGCgggcggggtggtgggtggcgatGCGGCGGGCCTGCGGGTTGAAGGGGTCCTCCTCATCGATATCATCATAGTCCCGGTCCCTGCGAGGCAACAGGGGAAAGGGCCGTCAAATCCAGACCTACACCCAGACAGTGGGGTAGGAGCCCCATGGccatggctggtgcagggctggggaaactgGCCCTCACCCCGTCTcgccgggcacgcggggctggggTAGTTATCAGGAACGGGGATCTACTTTCCCTGATGTTTCCAGGTGCCCGGCACCACTGGCTGCTGCGCGGGGACTCGGAGGTTAAGAGCAGTTACACGGCAGGGCAGAGCACTTGCCGTGCCATGTCTGTGGGCACCCATCCTCCTAGGCTGGACCtggccagcccagccacaggaCTCACCTGCTAGTGAAGTGCTTCCACGCTCGTGGCGTGGCACAGATGATGGTGGAGAAGGACACGGCGGCCAGGAGGGAGAAAAGGGCCAGGTAGAGCAAGCCCTCGATCCCGTCATAGCAGATGCCCATCAGTGCATCCAGGTAGTCCTGCAGCCGGGAGAGACCACGCCAGCTCATGCACCACCTGGAGGCatcaccccccgccccagcaagGCGCTCGGGCAGCTCCTCACCTTGTGCAAGCCCCGGCAGTCCAGCATGGCTGTCAGCTGGTGCAGGCTGGTCTCGGAGGAGTTCAGCAGCTGCTGGATTCCCAGCAGCTctttctgcagcagggagcgggggTCAGGGCAGAGGCTCGGCGGAAACCGCTCACAGCTGGCGGCAGTACAGGGCTCTGCAGCTGTTCCAGCCACGGGTGCAGGATTCGACCCGCGTCctcaccccccatgccccaggtGGCCCGGGCGTGGCTGGGTTTCCAGCTGCATGTGCGACCCCGTGCCTCGCCTTACCTTGGCGGTGGGGAAAATGGGCACAGCGAACTGtagcagcccctgcacctggatCTGCATGGTGGTGAGCGAGCGCTGGTAGATGGTCAGAGCCTGCAAGTGAAGCCCGGACAGCTCTGTTCCCACTCGCTGCctctccaggcagggaagacCCCCTGGGACCAGTCTCCGGCCTGTGTCACCCCCTCCGCCCACAGGCAATGCACTCTTGCCCTTCTCCCAGGGCCCTGGGGGGGCtctctccagcccagcctgcgGGATGCCAGCATGGGGGGAGGCTGTACCTGCTGGAAGGGGTTgctgaggctctggctgcagtacAGGTAGTAGTGAACCACTTCTGCAAGGCAAAGACAGGTCAAAGCCCCTCCGCCCTGCCCCACGcagccagtgctcccagccccccacggCTGGACTGCGGCTCCCTGCAGTCTGCTGGGCTCACGCAGCCACGGGGGCAAGtgcaagcagcccagccctggcaccaagCGAGCACAACAGCCCCGGAACAGGGGACACAGCCAAGAAGCCTGTATGGAGGGGGCCGGCAGCATCTCCAGCATGGCCTGGGCATCGGGGTGGAAGGGGCAGGTCTGGCTTCCCCACGGAGGGCAGAGCTCCGCCCTATCTAGCCACGAGACCCACAGCCACGCCGCTGCAATGGTGCCGGCTGCACAGGGGCCGTACGTACATGCTCCCGACGTGACGCAGGTGTGCCCTACCTGCACTCAGCTCGCTCTGCGTCTGGTTCATGATGAACTGGTCTGGGGCCACGCAGAAGTCACTGGTGCCCTGCAAAGGCCAGACAGTGCAGGCTCAGAGTGGAGCCAGGTGCTGGTGGGGAGGCcggcctgggagcaggggcacagctggggaagggcaggtgaggggcagagggaggccgGGTGGCTGCAATGGGCATGCATGCAggctctcctgccctgctccccagggaCCCAAGGGTCAGGGCAGGAGGGTGAAGCCAAGGGACAGGCCCCCcattctctgctgctgcctctctccagagctggcagcaagcagggagccccTGCTCTCCAGAGATGGAGGGACAGACCGACAGCAGCTGCATCCCCACTCACTCACCACGGCCGCAGAGGTGTCCACAGCCATGGAGGCCCAGCTGAGAATGAGTGTCATGAGCCCACAGCACAGCATCCTAGGGAGAAATCCTTGGGGCTGagacctgctgctgcccagggcaccagccagggctgcccctgggGGTCCCAACCCTCTGCCCATCGCCAGCTCCAAGGTCCAAGCCCACCCCTGGGGCACGTAGGTCCCCCTGCCAAGCAGCTCAAGCACAGCAGGTGACCATGGCACCAGGCCCTGGTCAGCCCATGGGGGATGGCATATCTCCCAAAGCATCACCACGGGCATCGGTGCAAATCAGTGGTCTGTGCGCCCCAGCGAAGCTCCCTAGCCCAGAGAGGCAatagctgccctgggcagggggatgcCAGTGCTGCCCCGCTGGCAGGAAGGTGCAAGCTACCCAGGCAGGGGTGCACTGGGCAGAGCCCATGCCTTGTCCAGGCGGGCGGCACTCACGCGGTCAGCAGGCAGCGGGAGCGCttggccagccccaggcaggccaggaggcagATGATCAGGTCCAGGATGAAGAGCAAAAGGTAGGACAGCCACCTGCACGGGGACAGGGAGGATGCAGCCGTGAGCCCCCGCGCTCAGCCACGGTCACAACCAGCCCGCGGCTGCCCCGGTCCTGCTCACCGGTAGTACTCCACGAAGCTGATCTGGCCGGCGGTTGCAGAGAGGTCATGGCTCGCGCCCTGCCAGACGGGCAGCCCCGAGAGCTGCAGCACAATGTTGCCGGCCATCTGCTGCATGAACTTCAGCGTCTGCAGGTAGTCGCCCCGGGGGGTGAAGATCTCCCGCAGGagagccaggtgctgctccagccccaccttcATCTGCAGCGTGGTCCCTGAGACCTGCCAGGCCGAGACTGGGCATGAGCCACTAGCCTTGCAACGCCCGGCAGCTTTGCAGCCCTACGCCATCTCACTCTACGAGCTCCAGGCATCCATCCCGGGCTGGGCTCTGCAGC encodes the following:
- the TTYH2 gene encoding protein tweety homolog 2, which codes for MPGARGEYVSPWWAAWLHGFPHLSLRLQPVPAAFRPRDPGYQQSLLFLGLVAAVCLGLNLLFLTVYLICLCCCKRGEGTETKQPSSCCVTWTAVIAGLICCAAIGIGFYGNSETNDGVSQLLYALDNANHTLSGIDSLVSGTTLQMKVGLEQHLALLREIFTPRGDYLQTLKFMQQMAGNIVLQLSGLPVWQGASHDLSATAGQISFVEYYRWLSYLLLFILDLIICLLACLGLAKRSRCLLTAMLCCGLMTLILSWASMAVDTSAAVGTSDFCVAPDQFIMNQTQSELSAEVVHYYLYCSQSLSNPFQQALTIYQRSLTTMQIQVQGLLQFAVPIFPTAKKELLGIQQLLNSSETSLHQLTAMLDCRGLHKDYLDALMGICYDGIEGLLYLALFSLLAAVSFSTIICATPRAWKHFTSRDRDYDDIDEEDPFNPQARRIATHHPARGQLRSFCSYSSSLGSQTSLHPPAQTISNAPVSEYMNQAALFGGNPRYENVPLIGRGSPPPTYSPSMRATYLSVNDDHARRYTPEFPA